One window from the genome of Engraulis encrasicolus isolate BLACKSEA-1 chromosome 16, IST_EnEncr_1.0, whole genome shotgun sequence encodes:
- the LOC134466127 gene encoding uncharacterized protein LOC134466127, which produces MIMSFYVFTDANVQVQDLTRDDLRDLFPGPENFHKRKAIWLALHSEDVDQHLGVPAPSTPVARSQRKEKTPEKTFTIFSPEYVLYTDNELENVRNQFFDLQRVGKEQTCSMSKELRCRLIRNTITSMITILRAKGDDSCSHYPDKNAITVMAKRIIGYYPMLRDKEMNQKNQWVTVYAQLSKRLRNIRTPVKKGRRGENDCSGPMRTTTLAAVTPQSYWTAPPALPALRRPAITALRRPAVTALRRPAVKALRRPAAKARRRPAATARRRPAITALRRPAAKARRQSPAPPSRQSPAPPSRQSPAPPSRQSPAPPSRQSPPPPSRQSPAPPSRQSPAPSSPRAPCRRSPPSPSPPARRRKTSQGGKGIGTNVAQTAEKVDRDSPAAQARHYQALQSLWKKGNLPNKEVVAQLLDLEFEARRAFIDSDVLKEDRHDQILKAYPCFREIDHVMDELRRILDRDNLNFLTEVKGRWQMFCNKAQFYAVAKKSIKSPVGASKVQQAIDLLRALPDIFPSSSLPPKKLPSASEAFLHILEDNEDPNSYLQKRTLSCPVLITGPSNCMLAVGNTPITSFEKDLLLEGMLYVLALYYAFHLTYPKFTATLFSVIQSEVLLDGVHSLDQTTAFKKALNEWRSF; this is translated from the exons ATGATAATGAGTTTTTATGTCTTCACAGATGCAAACGTACAGGTCCAGGATTTAACCCGCGATGACCTCCGTGATCTGTTCCCAGGACCGGAGAATTTTCATAAAAGGAAAGCTATTTGGCTTGCACTCCACTCTGAG gaTGTGGACCAGCATCTGGGTGTTCCTGCCCCGTCCACTCCCGTTGCAAGGAgccaaagaaaggaaaagacccCTGAAAAAACATTCACAATCTTTTCGCCAGAATATGTACTCTATACTGATAATGAGTTAGAGAACGTAAGAAACCAGTTTTTCGATTTGCAAAGGGTCGGCAAAGAGCAGACATGTTCCATGTCTAAAGAGCTGCGCTGCAGACTAATTAGGAACACCATTACAAGCATGATCACCATACTGCGGGCAAAGGGTGACGATTCGTGTTCCCACTATCCCGACAAAAATGCCATTACTGTAATGGCGAAAAGAATAATTGGGTATTACCCGATGCTGCGGGACAAGGAAATGAACCAGAAAAACCAATGG GTCACTGTGTATGCCCAGTTATCGAAACGTCTCAGGAACATCAGAACCCCCGTAAAGAAGGGGAGACGGGGGGAAAACGACTGTTCAGGTCCGATGAGGACGACGACTTTGGCAGCAGTGACTCCACAGTCATACTGGACAGCACCTCCAGCCCTTCCAGCCCTGCGTCGCCCAGCCATCACAGCCCTGCGCCGCCCAGCCGTCACAGCCCTGCGCCGCCCAGCCGTCAAAGCCCTGCGCCGCCCAGCCGCCAAAGCCCGGCGCCGCCCAGCCGCCACAGCCCGGCGCCGCCCAGCCATCACAGCCCTGCGCCGCCCAGCCGCCAAAGCCCG CCGCCAAAGCCCGGCGCCGCCCAGCCGTCAAAGCCCGGCGCCGCCCAGCCGTCAAAGCCCGGCGCCGCCCAGCCGTCAAAGCCCTGCGCCGCCCAGCCGTCAAAGCCCTCCGCCGCCCAGCCGTCAAAGCCCGGCGCCGCCCAGCCGTCAAAGCCCTGCGCCTTCCAGTCCTCGCGCACCCTGCCGTCGCAGCCCTCCGTCACCCAGCCCTCCGGCAAGACGTCGCAAGACATCCCAGGGGGGGAAAGGGATCGGCACCAATGTGGCACAAACTGCTGAAAAAG TCGACAGAGATAGCCCTGCTGCTCAAGCAAGGCACTACCAGGCCCTGCAGAGTCTCTGGAAGAAGGGCAACCTCCCAAACAAGGAGGTGGTGGCACAGTTGCTTGATCTGGAGTTTGAGGCCAGGAGGGCCTTCATTGACTCTGATGTCCTAAAAGAAGATAGACATGACCAGATCCTGAAAGCGTACCCCTGCTTCAGGGAAATTGACCAT GTGATGGATGAGCTCAGGCGTATCCTGGACAGAGACAATCTGAACTTCTTGACTGAGGTGAAGGGAAGGTGGCAGATGTTTTGCAATAAGGCCCAGTTTTATGCCGTGGCGAAAAAATCCATCAAGTCGCCTGTGGGAGCAAGCAAAG TTCAACAAGCAATTGATTTGCTGAGGGCTTTGCCCGacatctttccctcctcctctctgcctcccaaGAAGCTGCCTTCCGCCAGTGAGGCATTCCTCCACATCCTTGAG GACAACGAGGATCCAAACTCATACCTGCAGAAACGGACCCTCTCCTGTCCAGTCCTCATCACTGGCCCCTCCAACTGCATGCTGGCTGTGGGGAACACACCCATCACATCATTCGAAAAAGACTTGCTTTTGGAGGGCATGCTTTATGTCCTTGCCCTTTATTACGCCTTCCACCTCACATATCCGAAATTCACCGCGACTCTTTTCTCAGTTATCCAAAGTGAGGTTCTTCTAGACGGCGTTCATAGCCTTGACCAGACTACTGCCTTCAAAAAGGCCCTAAATGAATGGAGGTCATTTTAG